In Candidatus Contubernalis alkalaceticus, the genomic window TTCTACCAGCTCACCGCCCCGGCTGGTTATCCTTACCAAGCCGAGAGCGCGGCTGTTATAACCGGCCTGAACTATTACAGTATTGTTTACTACAAGTCCATCAGGGAAAAAATGGTGACTGTGACCATCGATAATCAGGTCAATCCCATCAACCGATGCTGCCAGCTGATTGCTGGAGACGGCATCATCTTCCTCCCAGTAACCCAGGTGAGTCAGAGCGATAACCATCTGTACATCTTCCACTTTGAGATCTTCCACTACGCTGCGGGCTGTTTCAATGGGATCATCGAAGTATAAACCCAAAACGTTATCGGGATGGTTCTTGAACATGGTTTCCTGCGTAACCAGGCCAAAGACAGCAACCCTGAATTCACCGGTCTCAATAATAACATATGGGGGAAAGAGAGTTTCGTCATTGGTGCGAACGTTGGCGGCTATAAGCGGAAATTCAGCAATTTCCTCCAGTTCCATCAATCGGTCAGTTCCATAATTGAAATCATGATTACCCGGAACCATGGCATCATAACCCATGGCGTTCATTAAAGCTACAACGCTCTCTCCCCGGTGCAGCACAGCATAGGCTGTTCCGTGAAAGCTATCACCAGCATCCAGCAGCAGAATCCTTTCCCCCTGCTGTCGGAGCTCCTCTACTTTTTCTGCAATCAGTGCAAGTCCGATTTCTTCGTCTGCTCCCCCGGAAACCCGCCCGTGCAAATCGTTTGTATGCACTATAGTAAACACCATATCCTCCGGAGGCATTTCACTCTCTTGTGTACAACCGGCAGGGAAAAGCATCAGCACAACCAATAGCAACCCAGCAAAAAATGTCTTCAAGTTTAAAAATAATTTCATACAAAAATTCCTCCTTTCTTTTTGGGCCATAAGTGGGACATAAGGGGACATACCCCAATGTCAACAATTTGCATTTATATCCTGGAAATTGTTGACATTAAATTGACATTTAAGGTACGTCCCTCTTTCGTTCCTCTTACTTGACATATGGCTTAGACAGGTGATAAATCATTCAAGCAATTCGTTAAAAAAGAGAAGTCAGCTAATAAAAAGTCATCTTTTTTTATTTTTACCCTTGATAACCTTTCGTGCATTTTTCATGCCGCCTACTTCTTTGAACATTACATTCAGCTTTTCAGTTTCAATCTGCTTAAAATTTAAACCCTCATATTTAGCTTCTTTTTTTAGTTTTAAATAACTTAAAAACCTATCCCTAGTTAATAAACCATCATTTATAGCTTTTTGTACTGCACAGCTTGGCTCACTAGAATGAGTACAGTCATAAAATTTACATTTAGTTGCTAATTCATCAATATCCGCAAAGGTTTTTGATAGATCAACGCTATCAATCCCCAGCTCTCTCATCCCTGGAGTATCAATGACAACACCCCCACCTGGAAGGACAATAATTTCCCTCCTGGTAGTCGTATGCCTACCTTTATCATCATTTCTAATTTCTCTTGTAATAAGAGTGTTTTCACCAATGAGCATGTTAATCAATGTTGATTTTCCAACGCCAGATGAGCCTATGAATGCAATGGTTTTACCGCTTTCAAGATATTTTTTAACAGGTAAATATCCTTCATCAGACAAACATGACGTAACAAGCACATCCACCCCACAGGCAACAGTATCAAGCTCTGCCAGTTTCTGTGAAAGATTATCGCATAAATCAGCTTTAGTAAGTACGATGACTGGAACTGCATCACTATCCCAGGCAATCCCAATATATCGTTCTAATCTGCGAAGGTTGTAATCATTATTCAGAGACATACAAATAAAAACCATGTCTATGTTTGCCGCAACAATTTGCTCACAATTCGATGTTCCTGGAGCCTTTCTAATAAAGGCACTTTTTCTTGTCAGTACTTTGTGAATTATAGCATTTCCGCTAATATCCTCATTTCGGTCAAGCATAACGAAATCTCCTACCGCCGGGTAATCGGATGAAACTGTCACATCAAAACGAAATCTTCCAGAAATTTCTGCTGTGATTTCACCATTATCTGTTACGACCTTGTATAGGTTTTTGTACTGAGAAATTATTCGGCCAATATATAGACCTTTATATTTGGCTGCCTCATTAGAAAAACTTTGGCTGAGGCCTAAACTTTTCATATCTATTTTACTCAATATATTTATCCTCCTAAGTTTTTTATAGTAATTAACTTGTGGGAGGTAAATACACTAATTTATTTTGTATCTACCTCCCTATGAGTTACAATCTCTAATTTATTATTATTTAACATAAAATAACAACTCCTTCTTTTTTCATTTATTTTACATATTTCACTCGTCTTAAATTATAATTCTACTAACTCTTAAATGTCAAAGAAATTTTAAAAAACATAAGCGCCTCTCGCTCCTGAAAAAACTAGGACGAGAGCCGCTTACTAAATAATTAAATGGCAAAAACTTTGTTTTAAAATCTATCTGTAAACAGCGCCTGACCAGGAGACAGGAAAATTTCCAGGTCTGTTATATCGGATTCTTCTACCCGCCGGGTGAATGTAAAAGAAGGTGTAAGCAAAGGGAGCACCGGTGATACCGGAGGAGCTGTAAAAGGTATCCTCACTATAGTCTCAATGAGCTGTATAATTAGAGTTTTACCACCGCCATTGCCAAGCAGCAGCAACCTCGGCGGTACCGTGGAAGCCTGGTTTCTACAGGCTCCCCAAATTATAAATTAATTTTCAGGTACTCATATAGTTCTTCGGTTTTTTTCTGATCTCTATGCTGAAAAATGATAAAACCATCCTCATGATAAATATAGATATAGGGGCCTTGATTGGAAGAATGAACATAGATAGTACCTGCCCCCATTTCTTCTAACAAAAACCTGCCTCTTCGTATTTCTCCCGCATCAAAGCCTCCTTTTTTTTTTATAACCTCAGGCATTTCTTCTTTTAATTGTATTTCTGTTATTTTAGAAAGAGAAACTGTTGAACCGGGAACAAATTTTAAACTATGTTCAGTAATTTCTACCCTGGGATCTCTGCTGCCCAAAAAAATTAACCCCAACACAATGAGTCCTACTATCACGGCAAAACCAGCTCTTGCGTTATTAAATATTTTATCGGACTTACTAATTTCATTAGACTTTATATACTTTTGTGCTCCTACCACCATGTAAGTAATGACCATGATAAAGGAGACAACAAAAACAATTATTGATACGTTTCCATATGGAGGAAGAACTTCTAACGAGACTAAAAGGCCGGCTAAAACAAAGAGCCAGTTTCCTATAAAATTGGCCAGTCCATCTTTATCAACATTTTCCTTCTCTTTCTTTGGCATTGTGTTATATCCGGCTATTAACCAATACCATTTAAAATATTTAACCCCTATGGCAAGAAAAGCAAAAAAAATGGCCGTAAAATAAATCATTTTATTCCTCCCTCAGCGATGCAGCTCTTAAAATAGATGCAATTCTTTCTGCCAAATCGTTAAGATATATCCAATGATCCATTTTTAAAGCTAATGTTTTTTCTAAGTCTTCTTTCTGTGTCAATAATTCCACTAGCCTGGGATAGTTACTGGCTTCGCTTTGAATGGCCTTCTCTAATACCTTAAGCTGTTCTTCAAGATCAGCAATAACACCTTCTATTTCTTCATATTCCAATTTTTCTTTGTAGGTAAATTTCATTTTTCTTTGCTTCCAAGGGTTTTCAGCTGGAGAGATATTTTCACTTCTTTTGTCTTTTTCGTTGTTCTTGCATTGATTTATTGCTGCTTCCTGTTTCTTTTGTTCAGCTTGTGCTGTACAGTTCTCTAAATAATCGCTATAACCGCCCACATATTGTTTTAAGGTTCCGTCACTTTGAAACTCAAAAATCCGATCAACCACCTTATCTAAGAAATAGCGATCATGGGATACGACTAGCACAGCTCCATTGAAGTTTTCCAAATAATCTTCTAGGATCACCAGGGTTTCAATATCCAGATCATTGGAAGGTTCATCCATCAGTAAAACATTAGGAGCATCCATGAGCACCCTCAGTAAAAATAATCTTCTCCTCTCTCCTCCGGAGAGTTTATCAATGCGATTCCACTGTAAATCCGCTGGAAAAAGAAACTTCTCCAACATCTGTGATGCAGAAAAAGTGCCTTTTACGGTTTCTATGTTTTCAGCAATTCCTCGGATATAGTCGATCACCCTTAAAGAAGTGTCCATTTCTTCATTTTCTTGTGAAAAATATCCAAGTTTAACAGTATCGCCAATAACTACCGTCCCATGGTCAGGGAAGACCTCACCAGTAATCATCTTCAATAAGGTGGACTTGCCACACCCATTTTTACCGATGATCCCTATTCTTGCATCCCGCAGAAAGATATAGCTAAAGTCAGAAATTAACTGCTTTACCCCAAAGCTTTTAGATATGCTGTTAATCTCTACGGTTTTTTTGCCAAGGCGAGTTGTCACTGAGCTAAGGTTCAGTTTCTCACCCGTCGTAGGCTTTTCCCTTGCACTTAATTTTTCAAACCGGTCTATACGTTCTTTACTTTTCGTGCCCCGGGCTCTCGCCCCACGCTTAATCCATTCCAATTCTGTTCTATACAAACTCTTATTCTTCCGTTCTGTGCTGATTTCCATTTCCTCTCGCCTGGCTTTCAGCTCCATATATTGTGAATAGTTTGCTTGATAATTGTAGAGGTTTGCCTTGCTAATTTCGACGATTCGATTGGTGATTCTATCCAAAAAATAGCGATCATGGGTAACCATTAAAATGGCGCCCGGATACTTTATGAGATAATTCTCAAGCCATAAGACCATGTAGTTATCCAAGTGGTTGGTCGGCTCATCTAGTATAAGAATTTCACATGGTTTAATCAGGGCACTGGCTATGGCTACCTTTTTTTTCTCTCCCCCAGATAAACGGCTCACATCTGTATAAAATTCTGTAATACCCAGTCTGGTTAAAATCGATTTCGCCTCATACTCCTTTAGCTCTATAATTTCGGTGGAAACACCTTTAAATACCTCCTCCAATACGGTCATTTTTTCGCCGTAAATAGGGTTTTGTGGTAAATAGCCTGTCACTGTTCCGGCAGCCTTGCTAATCTTTCCACTGTCAGGCTGCTCAAGTTCTGCCATGATCTTCAAAAGGGTAGATTTGCCGGTGCCATTAATTCCGATCACCCCGACTTTATCCACTTTACTTAAATGTAAGGTAAGATCTTTGAGCAGCATTTTTTCACCATAGCTTTTGGTAATTTTTTCTGCAGATAATAAGTTCAAAGAAACCGCACCTCTCACAATTGTTTGGCCTTACTTAATTAGAAAGCAAGATTTTTTTAAATAACCTTAGATACTGATTTTTTCCGGATAGGGTTCTTCTCGGGCGGCAGTCCAAACTTTGTTAATATAATTCAATGAAAAGTAATTCTGCATCAGGTGCAGCCAGAAAGCACCTCGCTCATTCAACGTAATCTTGTTCTCATCTTCATCCGCCATTCTTAGGACACTTATTAGCCCTAACAACAGCTTTAATTTTGCATTGTCTTCTCCAAATAGCTCATAAAGCTGTATTTTAGGAATATGGGTGTCATACAGTCGCCAGTAAAGCCAGTAGTAGATGGTCAGTAATTCAGTAAAGTCAATGCTCATAACCACAGGAAGATGCCCAGAAGTACATCTGTTTATATATTCTGGAACTGAAAATGTATTCAAGAAAAAGCAACCCGGGATATGGGACCCGGCACCGGCACCCAGCCCAATATAGTGGTCCCTGGTTACTGAAGAATACCTGGGAGCTTCCCCCCGCATAAAACCCCATACTGAAACCCGTCGAAATCCTTGATTTAGAAAAAATGAATGAAGGGCGCGGTACATTTTCCTTCTGACAGCAAAGTTTGGCATTTTAACTTTCTTAAGTTTTTGATATTGGCCTATGGTGGAATAGGGAAAGGAAAAAAGAGGATACGCGGTGACCTGATTTACACCAGATGCCACCGCTCTTTCCAGGTCACGCTCTAATTGGGGCAAAGTCTGCCCGGGTAGGGCAAACATCAGATCAAGATTTATAGATTTAAAATCCGAGGACAGCAGCATTTCTATGGTGTAATTCAGAATATCGCAGTGATAACTTCTTCCCAACAGTTGAAGGTAACGGTCATTGAAACTCTGAACTCCCAAGCTGACCATGTCAACCCCATAATCATTTAAACTATTGATTATATTTTGATTGAGATCCCCGGGATTTGTTTCCACACAGATATCACCGGTTACATTGAATCTTTCTCGGATTTTATCCAGAACCGTTCCTAGTTCATTAATCAGGGTTGTGGGGGTACCTCCACCGATATAAATGGAGGTGATCTCAAGTCTTCCAAAACGATTATAGTATTGTTCAATTTCTGAGAGCAGAGAACTTACATACGGGCCAACCCACTTTTTATCGTACTTTATCTTATTATACGGGCAGTAAGGGCAGATATTTTTGCAAAAAGGGATGTGTAGATAAAGGCCTGTCTCATTAATCGAAACGAAATCTATATCTCTTGTGGCTTTAAAAGAAAAATCCTGGTCCTTACCCACCAGGTAACTTCGAACAACCCTGGTAGTGAAATTTATCAGCCCCATTACTCACCAGTCCTTAACAGATTAAACAGTGTAATTGATTTATCCACCGTAACCTTTAGATTTTAATCTTTATCTTAAAAAATCTAGAACTTTTGCAATAAAGTTTTCTGCTGTATATGCATCACATCCCAGCTTGCTGAAACGAGTTCACTAATCAATTCAAGAAATATTCTACAAATCCTTCCCTAAATACTAAGTAAGGGAATAACTCAAGCCAGACCCCTCCCGAAGACACAGGGGGACGTACCCCATTTGTCAAGCATTTGTCACGTTTATCCAAATCATTTATCTTTTTTTTATCCAGGACAACAGTTTTTTGCATGTTCCGCTTCCATACCGCCCAAAAAGAGTGCTGCCAGGTTGGAATGAAAACATTTATAACGGCAATCAGCTCTGCTGCCCCAAGGGAAAGTTCATTTACTTTTCGAAATAGATGGGAGCAAAAACAACCACGGGAGTTTAAATCCCATGGTTGTAGTATTTAATATGGACTTACTCCGCCAGTGGCGGGCGGTCCGGTTCAGTTTAACAGCCATACACTACAGAAAATTAAGCCCTCAGCATCTTTTGAGCATAAAATAGCAGTCCGTTCCCCATCCGCCTCGGCAATACTTACTAGTTTGGGTGTCTGATCTTCTGCAAAAAAAACATCTGGATTAAAAGCAATTTTATGGTTTTTATATTCATAACAGGCCAGGCCGTCTTCATCATAAGTAACTTCTTTAAGAGATTCACGCACCATCACAGCGTTAGCCAGCTCGTCATCCCAATCAAAAATTTTTTCTTCGCTACTCCCTGAATCCTCTGTATTATCCCATAATTGCTGCAAATATTTTTCAGCTTTATCAGGATCCGCCTTTGTTATATCCAGCGGCAAATCAAAAAGAGCGTTGGCTCCTTCGTAATCTTCGTTAAGGCTGATTTCACCGGTTTCCTCATTATAGTTAAACGCATTTATATCATAAAAATTACTGCTGCTTATAGCAAGATAAACCCCTCTATCGGCAAATATTTCTACTCCGTCGCAATCAATCAACCTATACATAACTCCATCAATTACGAATTCACTATATCCGCCGTTCATGGACGCTATATTAAATTGCCAAGGATTTTGGCCCTTGATCAGCGGAGACACAAAAAACGAAACCTCGTCATACTCCTCATCTTGGATATCAGTCATTTTACTACCGTCTTGCTTGGCGATTGAAACTACAGCATAAGTTCTATCGGGGGATATCTCCTGCCCGGAGACAGCAAAGTCAGTTAGACCTTGCCCTGAAACAATACCATGCAAAGTAAAGTTATATCCGCCGGAAACAACCAATTCGTTAACTTCAACAGCATCTTGCCCATCAAAAGCTTGGGCTAGGGTTTGATCGCCAAGGTGCTCAGCTACTTGCTTTGAGTTGAGAAGATGTATTGCTGCAAAAACAGTAACGAACATGGCAAAGATAAGTGAAGTAGCAATCAGTGCCGCTGGAAACATTTTTTTAGGAACCTTGTTTCTCATTTTATTCCTCTCCTTTAATCGATTTATAATCTTTCGGTTTAATTCTTCACTGGGCTCAACTGTCGGAGAAAGAGATTGCTTTAACAATTGATCAAAATCATCAAAAGTTTTCATACTCATGAACCTCCAAAATTTTTTTCAAGATTTTCCGGGCCTTATGCAACCTGCTTTTTACCGTTCCCTGCGGAATCTTCAGAACCGAGGCAATATCGTTAACGGACATTTCTGCAACATAGTACATATACAAAGGAATTTTTAATTTATTGGTTAGTGTATCCGCAGCAGCTTGAAGCATCACCCATTGTTCATTATATATGACGATTTCCTCCGGGGTTGATTCTTCCATGAAAATCCAATGATTACTTACATTTTCCTTTAGTTCCTTTGTCGGTGCTATTCTTTGCCGCCAGGCAAATTTGCGGCATTTATTTTTCCATAACCCTAAAGCAATGGAAATGAGAAACCCCTTAGGATTGCTGTTATTATCAATTTTATGGCACAGTTCCATCGCTTTTAGAAATGTTTCTTGGTACAGGTCATCCGCATCGGGACCGTTCTTTTCAAGCTTGTAACAAAACCTATAGATATATTTTCCGTGTACAATAACAAGATCGCTTAATTCTGTAATATCCAAGGAGCTTCTCCTTTCCACAATATTTCCTCTAGAATGGCCATTCACTTATATATTGTCATGGCACGTAAAAAAGTTCATTTTACAAATAAATTTT contains:
- a CDS encoding RNA polymerase sigma factor, which encodes MDITELSDLVIVHGKYIYRFCYKLEKNGPDADDLYQETFLKAMELCHKIDNNSNPKGFLISIALGLWKNKCRKFAWRQRIAPTKELKENVSNHWIFMEESTPEEIVIYNEQWVMLQAAADTLTNKLKIPLYMYYVAEMSVNDIASVLKIPQGTVKSRLHKARKILKKILEVHEYENF
- a CDS encoding ABC-F family ATP-binding cassette domain-containing protein: MNLLSAEKITKSYGEKMLLKDLTLHLSKVDKVGVIGINGTGKSTLLKIMAELEQPDSGKISKAAGTVTGYLPQNPIYGEKMTVLEEVFKGVSTEIIELKEYEAKSILTRLGITEFYTDVSRLSGGEKKKVAIASALIKPCEILILDEPTNHLDNYMVLWLENYLIKYPGAILMVTHDRYFLDRITNRIVEISKANLYNYQANYSQYMELKARREEMEISTERKNKSLYRTELEWIKRGARARGTKSKERIDRFEKLSAREKPTTGEKLNLSSVTTRLGKKTVEINSISKSFGVKQLISDFSYIFLRDARIGIIGKNGCGKSTLLKMITGEVFPDHGTVVIGDTVKLGYFSQENEEMDTSLRVIDYIRGIAENIETVKGTFSASQMLEKFLFPADLQWNRIDKLSGGERRRLFLLRVLMDAPNVLLMDEPSNDLDIETLVILEDYLENFNGAVLVVSHDRYFLDKVVDRIFEFQSDGTLKQYVGGYSDYLENCTAQAEQKKQEAAINQCKNNEKDKRSENISPAENPWKQRKMKFTYKEKLEYEEIEGVIADLEEQLKVLEKAIQSEASNYPRLVELLTQKEDLEKTLALKMDHWIYLNDLAERIASILRAASLREE
- a CDS encoding DUF3784 domain-containing protein; translated protein: MIYFTAIFFAFLAIGVKYFKWYWLIAGYNTMPKKEKENVDKDGLANFIGNWLFVLAGLLVSLEVLPPYGNVSIIVFVVSFIMVITYMVVGAQKYIKSNEISKSDKIFNNARAGFAVIVGLIVLGLIFLGSRDPRVEITEHSLKFVPGSTVSLSKITEIQLKEEMPEVIKKKGGFDAGEIRRGRFLLEEMGAGTIYVHSSNQGPYIYIYHEDGFIIFQHRDQKKTEELYEYLKINL
- a CDS encoding coproporphyrinogen-III oxidase family protein codes for the protein MGLINFTTRVVRSYLVGKDQDFSFKATRDIDFVSINETGLYLHIPFCKNICPYCPYNKIKYDKKWVGPYVSSLLSEIEQYYNRFGRLEITSIYIGGGTPTTLINELGTVLDKIRERFNVTGDICVETNPGDLNQNIINSLNDYGVDMVSLGVQSFNDRYLQLLGRSYHCDILNYTIEMLLSSDFKSINLDLMFALPGQTLPQLERDLERAVASGVNQVTAYPLFSFPYSTIGQYQKLKKVKMPNFAVRRKMYRALHSFFLNQGFRRVSVWGFMRGEAPRYSSVTRDHYIGLGAGAGSHIPGCFFLNTFSVPEYINRCTSGHLPVVMSIDFTELLTIYYWLYWRLYDTHIPKIQLYELFGEDNAKLKLLLGLISVLRMADEDENKITLNERGAFWLHLMQNYFSLNYINKVWTAAREEPYPEKISI
- a CDS encoding bifunctional metallophosphatase/5'-nucleotidase, which encodes MKLFLNLKTFFAGLLLVVLMLFPAGCTQESEMPPEDMVFTIVHTNDLHGRVSGGADEEIGLALIAEKVEELRQQGERILLLDAGDSFHGTAYAVLHRGESVVALMNAMGYDAMVPGNHDFNYGTDRLMELEEIAEFPLIAANVRTNDETLFPPYVIIETGEFRVAVFGLVTQETMFKNHPDNVLGLYFDDPIETARSVVEDLKVEDVQMVIALTHLGYWEEDDAVSSNQLAASVDGIDLIIDGHSHHFFPDGLVVNNTVIVQAGYNSRALGLVRITSRGGELVEITPSLLTVEQIDLHNGYAPVAEVITNYEKLSEPILNEVIASSDVDLIGERELVRTRSTNLGQLINAAMLEASKADVAMINGGAIRSSIDSGPITRGDMLSVFPFDNYVVVLEVSGEDLIAMLEIGLSEYPEPSGAYPHTTGIEYIFDAEEEPGNRTSDWKVGGHPLEPQGYYRLVTNDFIAAGGDRYDIFKNKNTMAEYGNLDELLTNYLAAMVNIDSDFSD
- the rsgA gene encoding ribosome small subunit-dependent GTPase A, encoding MSKIDMKSLGLSQSFSNEAAKYKGLYIGRIISQYKNLYKVVTDNGEITAEISGRFRFDVTVSSDYPAVGDFVMLDRNEDISGNAIIHKVLTRKSAFIRKAPGTSNCEQIVAANIDMVFICMSLNNDYNLRRLERYIGIAWDSDAVPVIVLTKADLCDNLSQKLAELDTVACGVDVLVTSCLSDEGYLPVKKYLESGKTIAFIGSSGVGKSTLINMLIGENTLITREIRNDDKGRHTTTRREIIVLPGGGVVIDTPGMRELGIDSVDLSKTFADIDELATKCKFYDCTHSSEPSCAVQKAINDGLLTRDRFLSYLKLKKEAKYEGLNFKQIETEKLNVMFKEVGGMKNARKVIKGKNKKR